The segment aatgccctatcggctgtactatcgctccagccccgaaaggaagagtgatttctaagcacaaagGCAGGAATGCGTCCAgagggcccaaaaccaaaaataaaaaaagaggaggagagggatgaAGACTCAAAAGGGTGAGAGGGGCTGGCAGGAACCTGGACATGGGTCAGTTCCAGTCCCCAGGCCCTTGCCCCAATCCCACCTTTCTCACTTCCCCATCTAAGAGCCAACACCAAGGTGTGTACAAACACCTGAACATCCCTGACCTCATGCCCAGCACGGCCTGTTCCATGATGGAGCAGGAGCCGAGCCCAAGAACCCTCTCTCCAAGGCACCACAGACCTGCCTGCCTGCTGTCGGGGCCCAAAGATTATTCTGGAAGCTGGGCCGGGCCAGGGTCAGGATTGGGCAGAGTCAGCTTAGGCTGAGTGCAGGCCTAGCTGGCCGTGTGGCCCCAGGAAAGACATCTGCCCCCTCTGAGCCACAGCAGCAGATGTTTTccaccgcccgccccccccccccccaggccagcACTGGCAGATGCCAGAGAAAGGCCGTGAGCAGCTCGGCAAGCCTGGGCCGCAGTGAGGGGTCAGCTGGCTTTGCCCTTGCTTCcaacacccagcagcactcagtgTCTCAGGGCTCGACGctggggggatgctgggatccaCACAGGCCTGTGTCCGGGGCCACAGAGAGTATAGggggaggcactggccttgcacagggcagactgTATCTGGCCTCTTGGCCGTACACCGGGCCTTTGATCCATTGGGACTCGAGGTAAATGCAGTGGACACGGGGATAcacccagccccaggcctcagcCCCCTCTGCTGGTACTGCTCCGGGGCTGTGCCCTTAGCCAGACCTCACAGGtccctgccttcccctctccttGGTCCCTACAGGGCTCCTGCTCCAGGCTGGGTCATGAATGAAATGCGGTACGGGTCCTGGGGCAGGTGCATCCCAGCACAAGACCCTGCACAAACCTTCCCCAGCAGACACATCACTTTGTCAAGCCCTCCCCCCGCACCTCCATGTGGCACGGTGGCAGGACCCTGGGCGCAGACACCAACTCCATAGGCAGCAGAGAAAGCTCTGGAAAGGAGTGCGGGTGGGAGGCTTTATTTCACTGTGGGGAAGGAGCCTGGACGGAGGGCAGCAGGCGGGGAACAAGGGGCTGGCACTGAGCagtagcgggggggggggggggtgggggctgcccctaGGCTGGTGGGGAAGGAGAAACTGAGTCAGGCCCCTGGTGGGACCTGACCCAGCAGGTGGGAAATGAGTTTGGAGGAGGGAGGCCCCTTCCCTCGTGGCTGGGCGGGGTCCCTGGCCTGCCTCTCCCCTAGGGACCTCGGTCCCCCCTACTCTCTGGGCGGCAACCCACCCACAGACCTGGCTGCCCCTGCCCTGGAGGAGGGGCTAGGTCACAGAGGGCAGTggacagggggcctgggggcactGGGAAGCGTGGGATGGGATCCACAATGTGCAGAGGGGACAGCGGGCAACCTAGGCGGTCAGTTCCTGGCAGCGATGACCACAGAGAGTGCCACACCCCCCAGGGCAACGGCGGTGGCACCAAACAGCCACTTCCATGGGATGGACTGTGGACAGAGACACAGGGTGGTTAAGGATGGTTGACCCAACGTCCCAGGCATCTGCCTACATGTGAGGTCCATCCACCACACCGCAAACTCCTGTTTGAACTTCAAAACCCTAGGACACAGCCCTCCGCTTTGCTCCCTAAAGAATCTCTCGCTCTATGGGGTTTCAACCTCCAGGAAGGGCCTCCCTCAGCCCCAGCAGGACAGAACTCCAGAGAGGGATTAAGGAACTCCAGCTTCTTTCCGGGTATCAGTATCAGGTCTGGAGCCCTGCCCCtagccccagcctggccctgctctcacagcagccccaccccctgcacgCACCCAGGCACCCTTGCCCTGACACTTGGTGGGCAGCCGGCTCGGGTTGCCCAGCATCTTCCGGTAGAGCGCTGTCTCGGTGCTGCGCTGCGCTGCATGCTTCTTCACCAGCTTGGAGAGCTCCGCGTGGATCGTCTgccagggcgggtggggggcagggggagcgatGCCCAGTGAGCCCTGTGCTTTCCCAGCCAGGACCATGGGGTATGAGGGCTCTGACACCCTGTCATCTCTGACCCCTCAGGGAGCCCACGGGGAGCCCATGGATTCGGCAGAGCACAAGTAGGCCagatggaaggttctggaaggaggACATACTGGCACCAGCCTAGCCAGCCCAGTCCCTGGCCTTTGGGAGCCCGGAGCATCTGGTGTGGCGACGCACAGGGGCTCGGCTAGGCGGGGCAGCTGGGGGAACTCACCTTGTTGGACGGTTCCAGCTTCAGGGCGGCCCGCAGGATGGGGATGGCCTCGCTGTACTCGCCCTGCTGGGCCAGGACCTGAGTGGAGGCACCGCTGATCAGCACAGGCCCCGGTGACACAGCCTGGGTCATACACTGCAGGGCCCTCCTGCCATGCAACTGCCCTGGGCCGACTTAAGGAGCACCCCTCCAGCCTCGCTCAAACTGGGGAGCGGGTCCCCAAGAGCTGGCCTGACTCCCCCCCACCTTGGCTGACTCGAGGCTGGTGGGACCCCGCACCCCGACATCCCGCACCTTGCCCTTGCGAAAGAGTGCCTTGATGTTGTCGGGCTGGTGCTGTAGCACGAGGCTGCAGGAGCGCAGCGCTGCACGGTAGTGGTCCAGCTTCAGCTGCGAGGCGGCCAGGTTGTTCAGACACTTCACCTTCAGCTGCAgcagctgctcctcctcctccagggtcATGTCCactgtggggcggggtggggggctcagtgtgcagccccagccccccagcactgctcagtgaCCCCATGCATGTGCAGCGAATGCGGGCCCGGAGGGTGGCCGGTCACCTTTGGCGCTGGAGGTGATGGCCTTGATGGCCAGGTCGTAGGAGTTGGCGGCCAGCACGAAATCTGCCCGCTGGTAGTGGGCATTCCCACACTCGCGCTTCCGGTCGGCCAGGGCCACGCGCTCCTGCCCGGAGAGCAGCTCCAGGTTGGGGCCATCCACTGCCGCCTTCAAAGTCACCTCCAGACACAGGGCCGCGTGTGGGGGGATGTAGGGGCTCCTGCTGCGGGGATCGTGGGGAAGGCACTCAGGTGCACCCCCACCCTGTCGGGGCACCCCGGGGTCCCTGGGAGGGGTACTGCCCaccacctccctcacccccctgcTCAGCTCACCTGCCCTGGGGGCCGTAGCAGTACTTGGAGTCAGCAGTGACCATGGCCGTCTCACCCACGTCCATGAGCGGCACGCTGAGGTCCAGGGcctggaggggagcaggaggctcagcggggctggggagcagcgcccccacccccaggcagcagccCCCACCTGGATGACGTCGCAGTCCCCCAGCGTGAACTGCAGCTCAGGCTCATCCTGTACTCGGGTCCCGTTCTCCAGGGCTGTCTGCAGCCGCACGGTCACCACCTGGCCCTTGGTGGGGCGCTCGGAGCCCGGCGGGCCCGGGATAAGCGTCTTCTTCCTCAGCAGCCCGTTCCCTGCAGCCAGGGGCAAAGCCTGTCACCGCAGCTCCCGGCCTGCCCCAGTGGCCCTGTGGGGGACTGACCACGTGGGCCCTGGCTGCCCCGGTATCAGCTCGGAAGACAggaaggacagtggggagggtgctggccatGCATGCCAGGCACAGCCCCCAGAACGCATCAATAAAACACCACTTCAGAAGAAAGAGCCTGTGGCCTCGCcggccagccccctgccctctccacAGAGGCCTGTCCAGCTGCTGGCGCCGTGGCCCCCCGaacaccccctcccccgtggCAGCTCTTTcctgccaaaaaggaaaacaaagcgcATCAACGCTGGGCCGGGCTGTGGCCCAAGTGCAGGGCACATGGCTGGCACGGGGGGCTCCAGGCACAACCCTGGCACTGTGTGTGCCCACAGCACTCGGGTGCTGGCCCTAGTGGGCCCGAGCACAGCCTAGAATCACCAGGGCCCCAGCGTGACCCCACAACCAGTCGCACCATGAAAGGATCCCAGACTGCCCCACAGCCAGGAGAGCAGCCGGGGCCCCATCCAAGAGCCATGACCCGTCACCATGGGGGACGGCACTGGCGGCCCCAACTGGCAGGTGCCACCCAGGTCCCTTGTACCCCAAAACAGCACAGGAGTGTGGGAGCACAGCCAGTCCCAGTGAGCTTCAGGCAGGGGTCCCACAATCCCGTCACCCCATGTCTTGCTGTCACCTCAGATCCCACTGTCACCCTACCGCTGTTATCTATAACCTGTAACCCTTGACCTATTGTGATCCATGACTCCACAATGACCCACAATCCCCTGTGGGCACCAACCCATGTCACCCACCACCCGTCACTCCAGGTCAAGAGCTATCTCCCCATGAGTTCCACTGATCTGGTCTGAGCTGGCCCCATCTAGAAGCAGGAAGGGGGTGGAGGAAGATCACGACCCAGAAGGTTCTAGATTGTCCCCAAGGCTTCCGCCTGAGCACCCAAAGCTCCTGATGAGGCAAGTCCTAGGGCACCTGCAGGTTGGGAGATAAAGAGCAGTGGCCTGGGGCGCCGCAGTCTCCTCAGGcacaggggtggggtgctgggaacccagGGACCGGGGCAAGACCGGGAAACAAGCTGCTCTGGTCTCAGCAGCCCTTTCTAGGGTGCTGTTGTGTGGCCTCAGGGAGGTGACTCAGCCTCTCTGAGCAGTGGTAAGCATAATCTATGCACGCAGAGCCCTGACCCCCAGTGTCTGGTCACCACCCCAGTTACCACACACTTGACTCTCAGCCTCCTTCAGCGGAATGAGGCTCGAGGGAGCAGAGGCCAGCCAAGGTGACCCCTGACCCTGCGCTGTCcgggtgccaggggtcagccaCAGCCACTCCTGTTCCTTACCCAGGATGTCCAGCCACTCATCCGGGTCTGGTGCGGGTGCAGGCTCGGGCTCCATGGCCGCCAAGAACTCGCGGGCCAAAGCCCCGGGCTGCTCAGCCTCGGCCAGCGGGGGCCGCCCCACGTCCTGCAGGGGCGGCAGCTCCTCGTCCTCATCCTCATCTTCATCCTCCTCGCCCTCGGCCCCGTCCAACATCTCAAAGTCCTCCAGCGGAGGGACCCCGGCGGTAGACGGGGCACTGGGCTCCGGGCCTGAGGCCGTGGGCTCAGTACAGGATGCCATGGTGCTGGGGGACGGGAATCAGCCCTGCGGAGGGAGGGCGGGGTGAGACCCCAGCGAGGCCCTCCCATGCTCCCAGCCTcatccaccccgcccccactggcCCCGCTACTGGGGGAGGGGCCGATGCACTGAATGCAAGTGAGGGTTAACTTCAGATGAAACAGGTGCCACCCAGGCCCTTGGTTGCAGAAAGGGAAACCGAGGCCTATTCAAGGGTCACTAAGCCCTAGGTTACCAGCCAGCAGAGTGCAGGGGCAGGATCTGAAGTCCGGATACCACTTACAAAGCAGGAACgtgagaaaggaggggagagggcactGGAGTCTTCACCCAATTCCCGCCCATCTCCAGTCACCCACTGCCCTCCAGGGAACCATGCTGATGTGACCACCCCCTAAAGCTGATCTCGTTCCTTCCACGCGCACCACTCGAGCTCCCAGCCATGACACCCGGGGCTCTGGCCCAAACGCTCTGCCCACCGGCTCCAGGGGGCGTCAGCCCCGGGAGAACTGGGGACCCCCGGGGTTCCTCCTCCACCATGTCCTGGTCCGTCTCTGGGCCCAGGCCCCAAGTTCAGGGGCGAATGGcgcgccgcccccacccctaccagtGCCCCCCAAACCTCACCTGCCCGCTCCTTCCAGGCTCCgagaccctcccagcccccaccgaACCCCCACAATCCCCCGcgccggccccctccccagccccgccagctccccacccagcccccgtCGCCACTCTGCTCCCATAAACACCAAGTCCCAGAACGCTCCCCACAAGCCGCCGGTCCCCTGTCCGGCCAAGACTACCTGGGGGCCTCCACCCGGGACCCCCAACGCCCCTCGCCTGTTTGACACCACCGCTAAGGCCCCTCGACCCCCGCACCCTCTGGGGCGTCCCACCGTGCAAGTCCCAGCGGACGGTGCCGCACCCCCGCGCCCCCGTGAAGCCCCCGGTTGCACCCCCCGCGGGGATCCTGACTCCCGCGCCGCCCTCCACCCTCCttcgctgccccccgccccgcccctcggccTCGGCCCCAGCCGCGCCGCTCCCAGGCTGTCGCGGCCCCTCCTGCGCCCCTGGCCAGCTCAACCCAGCCGGCGCCCCAGGACACGTGCCTCCGGCTCCGCGACCCCCGTCTGGGGtcctgcgccccctccccgcccccggccgtgGCCGCCGCGCCTCGGGAACCAGGCTCAGGCCCCCGGCTCCGCCCCTGCCGTGTCTATTGGCCGCCGTCGCGGCGTACGCAGCATCCACTGGTCACTGCGTACGTCCGTCTAGGCTTCAGACACCGCCTCCTTCCTGCTTGGATCCGCGGGACGTTCTTAAAGGGGCCGCGGCCTCCGCTACaccagggcgggggctggggtgcaggtggaggtgggggtggctcgggagcaggagcaggagccctTCTCGGCTCAGAGAGCGCCCCCGCGTGAGCTTCCCGCTGCTTCTCTGTGAACACCCCCATCGTGCCCGGACCTGGGGGAGCCCAGGACTCAAAGGTGCTCGGGTTTCCAGGCTGCAGGAACAGGCGCCTCTGGACTTCAGTGTCACCACCTGGAGCCTCGGTTGCAGACATGGAACCAACGGGAGCACCGTGCCCACGTGCCCACCCTCTCCCCGCACGGAGCCTGTGTGAACCCCTGCTAAGTTGTCAGGTGCTCGCTCACGCAAGGAGCTCACGCGAAGGTTCACTGAGCCCCTGAGCGCCAGGAATCTCTTGCCACTTTCTGCCACCCCGCGATAAGGTGCCCGGGCCTCACAGGTGGCCAGCTCGATTAAGTGTATGCTCTGAATCTGCTTTGGAAAGTGG is part of the Sorex araneus isolate mSorAra2 chromosome 2, mSorAra2.pri, whole genome shotgun sequence genome and harbors:
- the FKBP8 gene encoding peptidyl-prolyl cis-trans isomerase FKBP8 isoform X2 gives rise to the protein MASCTEPTASGPEPSAPSTAGVPPLEDFEMLDGAEGEEDEDEDEDEELPPLQDVGRPPLAEAEQPGALAREFLAAMEPEPAPAPDPDEWLDILGNGLLRKKTLIPGPPGSERPTKGQVVTVRLQTALENGTRVQDEPELQFTLGDCDVIQALDLSVPLMDVGETAMVTADSKYCYGPQGRSPYIPPHAALCLEVTLKAAVDGPNLELLSGQERVALADRKRECGNAHYQRADFVLAANSYDLAIKAITSSAKVDMTLEEEEQLLQLKVKCLNNLAASQLKLDHYRAALRSCSLVLQHQPDNIKALFRKGKVLAQQGEYSEAIPILRAALKLEPSNKTIHAELSKLVKKHAAQRSTETALYRKMLGNPSRLPTKCQGKGAWSIPWKWLFGATAVALGGVALSVVIAARN
- the FKBP8 gene encoding peptidyl-prolyl cis-trans isomerase FKBP8 isoform X1, whose translation is MASCTEPTASGPEPSAPSTAGVPPLEDFEMLDGAEGEEDEDEDEDEELPPLQDVGRPPLAEAEQPGALAREFLAAMEPEPAPAPDPDEWLDILGNGLLRKKTLIPGPPGSERPTKGQVVTVRLQTALENGTRVQDEPELQFTLGDCDVIQALDLSVPLMDVGETAMVTADSKYCYGPQGSRSPYIPPHAALCLEVTLKAAVDGPNLELLSGQERVALADRKRECGNAHYQRADFVLAANSYDLAIKAITSSAKVDMTLEEEEQLLQLKVKCLNNLAASQLKLDHYRAALRSCSLVLQHQPDNIKALFRKGKVLAQQGEYSEAIPILRAALKLEPSNKTIHAELSKLVKKHAAQRSTETALYRKMLGNPSRLPTKCQGKGAWSIPWKWLFGATAVALGGVALSVVIAARN